Sequence from the Mycobacterium florentinum genome:
GGCGCAGGCCAGCCGCGCTATCCGATTGGCTGTGGGGTCGGTGTCGGGCCGATCACCGGTGGCCGTGGCCCCGGCTAGCTGGTCTGTCGTCATCTCGCGCTCCTCCTTGTCAGCACCGCAAGACCAGCGCAGGCGCACTGATTTGAACATGTTGTTCGACTCATACAATATATTCGACTCGAATATGATGTCTAGATGCCGAATGAGTTGTCCGTACCCGTAGCCCGTCGCATGGCGAACGCGCGGATACGGACGGAGAGCACGCAAGCGCTGGTGGGTCGGCGCCGGCGTGCGGCGTCGGCGCGGGACATCCTCGCGGCGACCCGCCGATTGCTCTCCGGCGGAGAGCCGGTCACACATTTGAGTGTCGGACGGATCCTCACCGAGGCCGGTGTCGCCCGGGCAACGTTCTACGCGTGCTTTCCCGACAAGCGGGCCGTGATCGGTCAGCTGGCTCAGCAGTCGCTGGCCTGGCGCGAAGAGGTCTCGGGCGATGCGCTGCGCGATCCGAATATGACGCGGGAGACGCTGGACGAACTGATGCGCGCGATCGTTCGCCAATGGCGCGCGAATCGCCAAGTGCTGGGGGCGATCATCGAACTGGCCGAGCACGACAGGGGGATGCGCGAGGTGTGGGGCTCTGCCGTCGGGGAGATCGCCACGCAAACGGCAGGATATCTGCGACAACGCTGGGAGGGCAGCCCCGACGCGCCCGCGGACCCGGAGATGCTGGCCGCGGCGATGACCTGGATGTTCGAGCGCTGCTGTCACCAGCTCGTCGTCGACGACACCTCGGCGGAGCGGGTTGCCATGGCACTTTCGGAAATCCTTTGGCGGACAACAACATATAAGGTATAGCAGGTACGCTGGCCGGCCTACCGGGGCCTTGACGCCGCTCAGCCGCCGTAGCTAGGGCGCCCGAGCTTCAGC
This genomic interval carries:
- a CDS encoding TetR/AcrR family transcriptional regulator; translation: MPNELSVPVARRMANARIRTESTQALVGRRRRAASARDILAATRRLLSGGEPVTHLSVGRILTEAGVARATFYACFPDKRAVIGQLAQQSLAWREEVSGDALRDPNMTRETLDELMRAIVRQWRANRQVLGAIIELAEHDRGMREVWGSAVGEIATQTAGYLRQRWEGSPDAPADPEMLAAAMTWMFERCCHQLVVDDTSAERVAMALSEILWRTTTYKV